In one window of Fictibacillus phosphorivorans DNA:
- a CDS encoding RNA polymerase sigma factor has translation MKKEERIIQWFTLYHNDIYNFLIYYLGTKDVEDMVQEAFIKVFQYIDQFEQRADPKTWLISIARNIAIDHMRKTKRQFALVDQLKSIFSEKSKLPHDWVLEDERKKELYKAINELKTSYRDVVILRGILDFTPEETSQILKWKIDKVNLTYYRSVQSLKKKLTSEKWSDYIDAINR, from the coding sequence ATGAAAAAGGAAGAACGAATTATACAGTGGTTTACTTTGTATCACAATGATATCTACAACTTTCTCATCTATTATTTAGGCACAAAAGACGTTGAAGATATGGTTCAAGAAGCATTTATTAAAGTGTTTCAATATATTGATCAATTTGAACAACGCGCTGATCCGAAAACATGGCTTATTTCTATTGCAAGGAATATTGCAATTGATCACATGCGGAAAACAAAACGACAATTTGCTCTTGTTGATCAATTAAAGAGTATTTTTTCTGAAAAAAGTAAACTTCCCCACGACTGGGTGTTGGAGGACGAGCGAAAAAAAGAACTATATAAAGCGATCAACGAATTGAAAACGTCTTATAGAGATGTCGTTATTTTAAGGGGTATTTTAGATTTCACCCCTGAAGAAACCTCTCAAATTTTGAAATGGAAAATAGACAAAGTGAACCTTACTTATTATCGCTCGGTTCAATCTTTAAAGAAAAAACTTACGTCTGAAAAGTGGAGTGATTATATTGACGCGATTAACCGATGA